A genomic region of Phragmites australis chromosome 2, lpPhrAust1.1, whole genome shotgun sequence contains the following coding sequences:
- the LOC133908270 gene encoding uncharacterized protein LOC133908270: MPREFRHGGTYKVLRNLLKDKLVHHDATKYDGYRLTYLGYDFLAIKTLVNRGVFSSIGRQISVGRIISTVLHPDIFDVATEDGTVLAMKLHRLGRISFRAVKSKRDYLVHRRSYNWLYLSRLAALKEFAFMKALGDHGFPVPTAVDCNRHCVIMCFLLCNVQMKELQNPDDVFDTILCLTIRLAEHGLIHCDFNKFNIMIDDDEKVRVIDFLQMVSVSHRNAQMYFDRDIECIYKFFNKRFNLSSEKSEEQGGSETDGEDNGRPSFLSIEKSAGSLDKELAVSLEATAFAIYFGDVSHDHSDEPDHNLASKDSGGPGTFSEEHGTSFSGENRLKSPPSGSNGNAMEPLESGGKMLSQGDDDNDPSEDADDEEDAALTRQLNKQRKKAIAAAHGRRRPVSSRNAYKDMGKGTMNSKIQRQACKG, encoded by the exons ATGCCTCGTGAATTTAGGCATGGAGGCACATACAAAGTGCTGAGGAATCTTTTGAAGGACAAGTTGGTGCATCATGATGCCACTAAAT ATGATGGATATCGACTCACCTACCTTGGGTATGACTTCCTTGCCATTAAGACCTTGGTTAATCGAGGAGTATTTTCTTCAATTGGCCGTCAAATCAGTGTTGGAAGGA TTATTTCTACTGTATTACATCCAGATATATTTGATGTTGCCACTGAGGATGGTACGGTGCTTGCCATGAAGCTTCATAGGTTGGGCAGGATATCTTTTAGGGCCGTCAAATCTAAGCGTGACTATTTAGTGCATCGAAGGAGCTATAATTGGTTGTACCTCTCACGACTTGCAGCCTTAAAAGAATTTGCCTTTATGAAG GCTTTAGGGGACCACGGGTTCCCTGTTCCAACTGCTGTGGATTGCAATCGGCATTGTGTGATCAT GTGCTTTCTGTTATGTAATGTTCAAATGAAAGAGCTACAAAACCCAGATGATGTTTTCGATACAATCCTTTGTCTTACTATTCGCTTGGCAGAGCATGGGCTGATACATTGTGATTTTAATAAGTTCAATATCATG attgatgatgatgaaaaagttagggttATTGACTTCCTGCAGATGGTATCTGTATCACATCGTAATGCCCAGAT GTATTTTGATCGAGATATTGAGTGTATCTACAAGTTCTTTAACAAGAG GTTTAATCTTTCATCAGagaaaagtgaagaacaaggTGGATCCGAAACTGATGGTGAAGATAATGGCAGGCCATCCTTCCTGTCTATAGAAAAGTCTGCTGGTTCCTTGGACAAGGAACTAGCTGTCAGT TTAGAAGCCACAGCTTTTGCAATATATTTTGGCGATGTTTCTCACGACCATTCTGATGAGCCTGATCATAATCTTGCCTCAAAGGATTCTGGTGGACCTGGAACTTTTTCTGAAGAG CATGGAACAAGTTTTAGTGGCGAGAACAGATTGAAAAGCCCTCCCTCCGGTAGCAATGGCAATGCTATGGAACCGCTTGAATCAGGGGGCAAGATGCTTTCCCAGggtgatgatgataatgacccATCGGAAGATGCTGATGATGAGGAAGACGCTGCGCTCACAAGACAACTGAACAAGCAAAGGAAAAAGGCAATAGCAGCGGCCCATGGGCGGAGAAGGCCTGTGTCCTCCAGGAATGCCTACAAGGACATGGGGAAGGGCACCATGAACTCCAAAATCCAGAGACAGGCATGCAAGGGGTGA